A single region of the Synergistaceae bacterium genome encodes:
- a CDS encoding protein-glutamate O-methyltransferase CheR, whose protein sequence is MEESNLYNSPDYEVFKQKLKKIIGLDLNSYKNQIHRRVHMLMERWNVKNYDEYFSMIHDDNQKLREFLDHLTINVSEFFRNDKQWWKLRDQLIPDLVRKRGHRHLKLWSAGCATGEEPYSLAILAAVSGIEGPSVLACDIDQGALAIAQKGVYLKRQLLNVPSEYLTKYFTTSDRGETYQVTPDIRRRVTFKRFNMIDDAFGSGFDVILCRNVVIYFTAETKAALYKKFYNALAPGGYFLVGSTEQIFEYKKIGFDTAGPFLYTRS, encoded by the coding sequence ATGGAGGAATCCAATCTCTATAATTCTCCGGATTACGAGGTTTTTAAGCAAAAACTGAAAAAGATTATAGGCCTTGACCTGAACTCTTATAAGAATCAGATTCATCGCAGGGTTCATATGTTGATGGAACGATGGAACGTTAAAAACTACGATGAGTACTTCAGCATGATTCATGACGACAATCAGAAGCTTCGCGAGTTTTTGGACCATCTGACGATCAACGTGTCGGAATTTTTTCGTAACGATAAGCAATGGTGGAAGCTGCGAGACCAGTTGATTCCGGATCTGGTGAGAAAGCGGGGACATCGTCACCTGAAACTTTGGAGCGCGGGCTGCGCCACGGGAGAGGAGCCCTATTCTCTGGCTATTCTTGCCGCCGTTTCCGGCATCGAGGGCCCTTCGGTTCTGGCCTGCGACATCGATCAGGGCGCGCTTGCCATCGCGCAAAAGGGCGTGTACCTGAAACGCCAGCTTTTGAACGTCCCTTCCGAGTATCTCACAAAATATTTCACCACCTCCGACAGGGGGGAGACGTACCAGGTCACTCCGGACATCAGGCGACGTGTGACCTTTAAGCGGTTCAACATGATCGACGACGCCTTTGGAAGCGGTTTCGACGTCATTCTGTGCCGCAATGTGGTTATCTACTTCACCGCGGAAACCAAGGCGGCTCTGTACAAAAAGTTTTACAACGCTCTGGCGCCGGGGGGTTATTTCCTCGTGGGCTCCACCGAGCAGATTTTTGAGTACAAAAAGATCGGCTTCGACACGGCAGGTCCCTTTCTCTACACCCGCAGCTGA
- the rpsB gene encoding 30S ribosomal protein S2, which produces MAVVSMKQLLECGVHFGHQTRRWNPKMKPYIFTERNGVYIIDLQKTVRGLEKAYDFIREVAASGGTVLFVGTKRQAQETIHDEALRCGQHYINQRWLGGLMTNFPTIRRRVVRMLELRKYDENNTWETFSKKEVATLRKEQSKLEKYLGGIAKMDGVPDALFLIDPRREENAIAEARRLGIPVVSIVDTNCDPEVIDYPIPGNDDAIRAIKLIAGLMANAVIEGRQGEDAVEEPETREEAPAEEAAPAVDVSEDDIIAVRERLHEAYDPENTEDA; this is translated from the coding sequence ATGGCAGTTGTAAGTATGAAGCAGTTGCTGGAGTGCGGAGTTCATTTCGGTCATCAGACGCGACGATGGAACCCCAAGATGAAACCCTATATTTTTACGGAGCGCAACGGGGTTTACATCATCGATCTGCAGAAGACGGTGAGGGGTCTGGAGAAGGCCTACGACTTCATCCGTGAGGTTGCGGCCTCCGGGGGCACCGTGCTCTTTGTGGGAACCAAGCGGCAGGCGCAGGAGACCATTCACGACGAGGCTCTGCGGTGCGGGCAGCACTACATCAACCAGAGGTGGCTGGGGGGTCTCATGACCAATTTCCCCACCATACGCAGACGGGTGGTGCGTATGCTGGAGCTCCGCAAATACGACGAAAACAACACATGGGAAACTTTTTCCAAGAAAGAAGTGGCAACCCTCCGCAAGGAACAGTCCAAGCTGGAAAAATATCTGGGCGGCATCGCTAAAATGGACGGCGTGCCGGACGCTCTTTTCCTCATCGACCCCAGGCGGGAGGAGAACGCCATCGCCGAGGCCCGCAGGCTGGGGATTCCGGTGGTTTCCATCGTGGATACCAACTGCGACCCTGAGGTGATCGACTATCCCATCCCTGGAAACGACGATGCCATCCGCGCCATCAAGCTGATTGCCGGCCTCATGGCCAACGCGGTTATCGAGGGTCGTCAGGGCGAGGACGCCGTCGAGGAGCCGGAGACAAGGGAAGAAGCCCCGGCGGAAGAGGCGGCGCCTGCGGTGGACGTCAGTGAAGATGACATCATTGCCGTCAGAGAGCGCCTGCACGAGGCTTACGATCCGGAAAACACCGAAGACGCCTAG
- a CDS encoding V-type ATP synthase subunit K: MELLGLFLALLGAALAGGMAGIGSAIGIGIAGDSAAGVMSEDPDKFVKCLALQALPGTQGIYGLLIVFVVLNKVGLLGGQPAALTWAQGLLIFAACLPVALVCWLSAIAQGKTSASSIQLISKKPDAFATSMVLPAMVETYAVLSLLTSIIMLTYIKL; the protein is encoded by the coding sequence GTGGAATTACTGGGACTTTTTCTGGCTCTGTTGGGCGCAGCTCTCGCCGGAGGAATGGCGGGAATCGGCTCGGCTATTGGAATCGGCATTGCCGGTGACAGTGCGGCGGGCGTCATGTCCGAGGACCCCGACAAGTTTGTGAAATGCCTCGCTTTGCAGGCTCTTCCCGGCACGCAGGGAATTTACGGCCTGCTGATCGTGTTTGTCGTTCTGAACAAGGTGGGACTTCTGGGCGGTCAGCCGGCGGCCCTCACCTGGGCTCAGGGACTTCTGATTTTCGCAGCCTGTCTGCCCGTGGCGCTGGTCTGCTGGCTTTCCGCCATCGCTCAGGGCAAAACGTCGGCCTCGTCCATTCAGCTGATCTCTAAAAAACCGGACGCCTTCGCGACGTCGATGGTGCTGCCGGCCATGGTGGAAACCTACGCGGTGCTCTCGCTTCTCACGAGCATCATCATGCTGACCTACATCAAGCTTTAA
- a CDS encoding V-type ATP synthase subunit D: MARINVNPNRMELSKLKKRLVVAKRGHKLLKDKQDALIKAFLERAREGKVLREQVEAELKECYGSFVLSRAQMTPEILEQALMIPGAKCSLAVKWKNVMSVMVPEYDVSQEGSAVNYGFASVPLLLDVALEQFGKLILRLLDLAAKEKAIRLMAGEIERTRRRVNALEYVMIPSLTETIRYITMKLDEQDRSTLSRLMKIKEIVRK, translated from the coding sequence ATGGCACGCATCAACGTCAACCCCAACCGAATGGAGCTTTCGAAGCTGAAAAAACGCCTCGTGGTGGCTAAACGGGGGCATAAGCTTCTGAAAGACAAACAGGACGCCCTGATCAAAGCCTTTCTGGAGCGCGCTCGCGAAGGGAAAGTTCTGCGCGAGCAGGTGGAGGCCGAGCTGAAGGAGTGTTACGGTTCCTTCGTGCTTTCCAGAGCGCAAATGACTCCGGAAATTCTGGAGCAGGCTCTGATGATTCCCGGGGCGAAGTGCAGCCTTGCCGTGAAATGGAAAAACGTCATGAGCGTTATGGTTCCGGAGTACGACGTCAGCCAGGAGGGCTCCGCGGTGAACTATGGTTTTGCCTCCGTCCCTCTTCTTCTGGACGTGGCGCTGGAGCAGTTCGGAAAGCTGATTTTGCGTCTTCTCGATCTGGCGGCCAAAGAAAAGGCCATTCGCCTCATGGCGGGTGAGATCGAGCGGACCCGGCGGCGGGTCAACGCCCTGGAGTACGTCATGATCCCGAGTCTGACGGAAACCATCCGCTACATCACTATGAAGCTCGACGAACAGGACCGTTCGACCCTGAGTCGCCTGATGAAGATCAAGGAAATCGTTCGAAAGTGA
- a CDS encoding V-type ATP synthase subunit B: MLPKEYRTVSGLSGPLMMVENTTDVRFDELVEIELLNGEKRRGRVLEIESNRALVQVFEGTSGIDISNTKVHFLGRVLTLPVARTMLGRVFNGRGEPIDGGAELIPEQRLDINGMPMNPFSRDFPSEFIQTGISTIDGLNPMVRGQKLPIFSASGLPHNRMAAQIARQATVISGHENFAVVFAAMGITFEEASFFMEDFRKTGALQRTVLYVNLADDPAIERITTPRIALTAAEYLAFECDMHVVVILTDLTNYCEALREISAARKEVPGRRGYPGYLYTDLATMYERAGRLKGKKGSITQIPILTMPEDDKTHPIPDLTGYITEGQIILSRALHRRGIYPPVDVLPSLSRLKDKGIGKEKTREDHADLMNQLFAAYARGKEAKELAVILGEGALSEEDKAFAKFSDIFEDRYIRQGEYENRTVEETLELGWELLTMIPTKELKRIRDAYIEKYLKPRLEKLGAKADSTGARN, from the coding sequence ATGTTGCCTAAGGAATACAGAACCGTTTCCGGCCTTTCCGGACCTCTGATGATGGTCGAAAACACGACGGACGTGCGGTTTGACGAGCTGGTGGAGATCGAGCTTCTCAACGGCGAAAAACGCCGGGGGCGCGTGCTCGAAATCGAATCCAACCGGGCGCTGGTTCAGGTTTTCGAGGGAACCAGCGGCATCGACATCTCCAATACGAAAGTTCACTTCCTGGGCAGAGTTCTGACGCTGCCCGTGGCGCGGACCATGCTGGGGCGCGTTTTCAACGGGCGCGGCGAGCCCATCGACGGCGGCGCCGAGCTGATTCCGGAGCAGCGCCTCGACATCAACGGAATGCCGATGAACCCCTTCTCCCGGGACTTCCCCTCCGAGTTCATTCAGACCGGTATTTCCACCATCGACGGACTGAACCCGATGGTTCGCGGACAAAAGCTGCCGATCTTCTCGGCCAGTGGACTTCCCCACAACCGGATGGCCGCTCAGATCGCCCGTCAGGCCACCGTCATCAGCGGGCACGAGAACTTCGCGGTGGTCTTCGCGGCAATGGGAATCACGTTTGAAGAGGCCTCCTTCTTCATGGAGGATTTCCGCAAAACGGGCGCCCTGCAGCGAACCGTGCTCTACGTCAACCTGGCGGACGACCCGGCGATCGAGCGTATCACCACGCCCCGCATCGCCCTGACCGCGGCGGAGTATCTGGCCTTTGAATGCGATATGCACGTGGTGGTCATCCTCACGGACCTCACGAACTACTGCGAGGCCCTGCGCGAAATTTCGGCCGCCCGCAAGGAGGTCCCCGGACGCCGCGGTTATCCCGGCTACCTCTACACCGACCTTGCGACGATGTACGAGCGGGCCGGACGCCTCAAGGGGAAGAAGGGTTCGATCACCCAGATTCCCATTCTGACCATGCCGGAAGACGACAAAACCCACCCCATCCCCGACCTCACCGGTTACATCACGGAGGGTCAGATCATTCTGAGCCGCGCCCTGCACCGCAGAGGCATCTACCCGCCGGTGGACGTGCTGCCCTCCCTTTCCCGTCTGAAGGACAAGGGTATCGGCAAGGAGAAAACCCGGGAGGACCACGCGGACCTGATGAACCAGCTCTTTGCCGCTTACGCCAGGGGCAAGGAGGCCAAGGAACTGGCGGTCATCCTCGGCGAAGGCGCTCTGTCCGAGGAAGACAAGGCTTTTGCGAAGTTCTCGGACATTTTCGAGGACCGTTATATCCGACAGGGTGAGTACGAGAATCGCACGGTCGAGGAAACGCTGGAATTGGGCTGGGAGCTTCTGACCATGATTCCGACGAAGGAACTGAAGCGTATCCGCGACGCGTATATCGAAAAGTACCTGAAGCCAAGACTCGAAAAGCTCGGAGCAAAGGCGGATTCCACAGGCGCCAGGAACTGA
- a CDS encoding V-type ATP synthase subunit F: MADSVSLPMAAIGDYEMVLPFQAAGVKPVVLNASNRGDFEHILEKLARENYGVVFIQEDLFIDFTAKIEEINDAYPTSVLPLPGLMGSTGAGLASIRNSVEKAVGMDIFAER; the protein is encoded by the coding sequence ATGGCCGATAGCGTTTCTCTGCCGATGGCGGCTATCGGCGATTACGAGATGGTTTTGCCGTTTCAGGCCGCAGGAGTGAAGCCGGTGGTTTTGAACGCGTCGAACCGCGGCGACTTCGAGCATATCCTCGAGAAACTGGCGAGGGAAAATTATGGCGTCGTCTTCATCCAGGAGGACCTGTTCATCGATTTCACCGCAAAAATCGAGGAAATCAACGACGCTTATCCGACGAGCGTTCTGCCCCTTCCCGGCCTTATGGGAAGCACAGGCGCCGGCCTGGCATCGATTCGCAACAGCGTCGAAAAAGCCGTAGGCATGGATATTTTTGCGGAAAGATAG
- a CDS encoding V-type ATP synthase subunit A, protein MPNEKMIKGVIERISGPLVVAKGMSGASMYDVVQIGEIGLVGEIVELKGDLASIQAYEETSGLKPGEPVVGLGEPLSVELGPGIIEQFYDGIQRPLELIEKAAKSHFISRGISVPAINRTKKWKFEPRVKVGDVVEEGDVLGIVQETVVVEHRILVPVGVRGTVREIRGGEHTVEEDIAILDRDGVSVGVKMLQRWPVRRPRPVAKRLPPNVPMSTGQRIVDAFFPIALGGTACVPGPFGSGKTVIQHQFAKWAQAQIVVYVGCGERGNEMTDVLLEFPELEDPQSGQPLMKRTTLIANTSNMPVAAREASVYTAITLAEYYRDMGYSVALMADSTSRWAEALREMSGRLEEMPGEEGYPAYLGTRLASFYERAGRCIVKGKDGREGSISVIGAVSPPGGDLSEPVTQNTLRVTKVFWGLDANLAYQRHFPAINWLSSYSLYTATLDEYWNDRFDNEWSPLRIEAMSLLEEEDQLREVVRLVGIDALSKEERMVLETAKSLREDFLHQNAFHEVDTYASMDKQFRMLRTIVRFHHLGMDALKKGAPMNELFNLPVREQIARMRYLEEKEIDKIDTLGDTMKEQINGLVPAGGEANVA, encoded by the coding sequence GTGCCCAACGAAAAAATGATCAAAGGAGTTATCGAACGAATATCCGGCCCCCTGGTCGTGGCCAAGGGGATGTCCGGCGCAAGTATGTACGACGTGGTACAGATCGGAGAAATCGGGCTGGTGGGCGAGATCGTCGAGCTGAAAGGAGACCTGGCTTCCATCCAGGCCTACGAGGAAACATCGGGACTCAAGCCGGGAGAGCCGGTTGTCGGTCTCGGCGAACCCCTTTCCGTCGAACTCGGCCCCGGCATCATCGAGCAGTTTTACGACGGGATTCAGCGTCCCCTGGAGCTCATCGAAAAGGCCGCGAAAAGCCATTTCATCTCCAGAGGCATCAGCGTTCCGGCCATTAACCGCACGAAGAAGTGGAAATTTGAACCTCGGGTCAAAGTGGGAGATGTGGTGGAAGAAGGCGACGTTCTCGGCATCGTGCAGGAGACCGTGGTCGTGGAACACCGCATCCTGGTTCCCGTTGGAGTGAGGGGAACCGTCCGGGAAATCCGGGGCGGCGAGCACACCGTTGAAGAGGACATCGCCATTCTCGACAGGGACGGCGTCTCTGTGGGCGTGAAGATGCTCCAGCGGTGGCCGGTGCGTCGTCCTCGTCCCGTGGCGAAGCGCCTTCCTCCCAACGTTCCCATGTCCACGGGACAGCGCATCGTGGACGCCTTCTTCCCCATCGCGCTGGGAGGGACGGCCTGCGTGCCCGGCCCCTTCGGCTCGGGGAAGACGGTCATTCAGCACCAGTTCGCCAAATGGGCCCAGGCCCAGATCGTGGTCTACGTGGGCTGCGGCGAGCGCGGAAACGAAATGACCGACGTGCTTCTGGAGTTTCCGGAGCTGGAAGACCCCCAGTCCGGGCAGCCTCTGATGAAGCGAACCACCCTGATCGCCAACACCTCCAACATGCCCGTGGCCGCCCGGGAGGCTTCCGTTTACACCGCCATCACCCTGGCCGAGTATTACCGTGACATGGGCTATTCCGTGGCCCTCATGGCCGACTCCACCAGCCGGTGGGCGGAGGCTCTGCGCGAAATGTCCGGACGACTGGAGGAAATGCCGGGCGAAGAGGGATACCCCGCTTATCTGGGAACCCGTCTGGCCTCCTTCTACGAGCGGGCCGGACGCTGCATCGTCAAGGGCAAAGACGGACGGGAGGGCTCCATCAGCGTCATCGGGGCGGTTTCCCCTCCCGGCGGAGACCTTTCCGAGCCCGTAACCCAGAACACCCTCCGCGTGACGAAGGTCTTCTGGGGGCTGGACGCGAACCTGGCCTACCAGCGCCACTTCCCCGCCATCAACTGGCTTTCCAGCTACTCCCTCTACACCGCGACTCTGGACGAGTATTGGAACGACCGCTTCGACAACGAGTGGAGTCCTCTGCGCATCGAGGCCATGAGCCTTCTGGAGGAAGAAGACCAGCTTCGTGAGGTGGTGCGTCTGGTGGGTATCGACGCCCTTTCGAAAGAGGAGCGGATGGTTCTGGAGACGGCGAAATCCCTCCGCGAGGACTTCCTGCACCAGAACGCCTTCCACGAGGTGGATACCTACGCTTCGATGGATAAACAGTTCCGGATGCTTCGAACCATCGTCCGATTCCACCATCTGGGTATGGATGCCCTCAAAAAGGGCGCTCCCATGAACGAGCTCTTCAATCTTCCCGTCCGGGAGCAAATCGCCAGGATGCGCTATCTGGAGGAAAAGGAGATCGACAAAATCGACACTCTGGGAGATACAATGAAGGAACAGATCAACGGGCTTGTCCCGGCAGGTGGTGAAGCAAATGTTGCCTAA
- a CDS encoding V-type ATPase subunit, with protein MYTVARLRGMENRFLEPSFFLRLLDSVTTEDALRTLGETPYSQWFSGGNEVNFDRIIDEELWHLFDELRQFVPDRELLDLYRMPYDFNNVKVILKSLFLARESGERRYDLLSHLGSMDTEKMVLAIEGEEYGLLPWGLNDVVPRCWTLWDQTKSTRQVELLLDEHLFASMRKLAEKLKMPAVVRWVRHKTDAENLKNAVRLQRLGFDAAAALPFFHRGGTLRPDEVAKLLGEPLESWGKSISHAGISATLDTLQDHSDVQVSLSEFTKALDNYLIRVLEKAKYISDAPENVLLYLLQKDMEVRNLRTVLVCVANGLNREFARRLLGHGR; from the coding sequence ATGTACACGGTGGCGCGGCTCCGGGGGATGGAGAACCGTTTTTTGGAACCCTCGTTTTTTCTGAGACTCCTCGACAGCGTCACCACGGAGGACGCCCTCCGTACACTGGGGGAAACTCCTTATTCTCAGTGGTTTTCGGGCGGAAACGAGGTTAATTTCGACCGAATCATCGACGAGGAGCTGTGGCACCTTTTCGACGAACTGAGGCAGTTCGTCCCGGACAGGGAACTGCTCGACCTTTACAGAATGCCCTACGATTTCAACAACGTAAAGGTCATCCTGAAAAGTCTTTTTCTGGCCAGAGAGAGCGGAGAGCGGCGTTACGACCTCCTTTCTCATCTCGGCTCGATGGATACGGAAAAAATGGTTCTCGCGATCGAGGGGGAGGAGTACGGCCTGCTGCCCTGGGGGCTGAACGACGTTGTTCCCCGCTGCTGGACGCTGTGGGATCAGACGAAAAGCACCCGTCAGGTGGAGCTTCTTCTGGACGAGCACCTGTTCGCCTCCATGCGGAAGCTGGCCGAAAAACTGAAGATGCCCGCCGTCGTTCGGTGGGTGCGGCACAAAACGGACGCGGAAAACCTGAAAAACGCCGTTCGTCTGCAGCGCCTCGGTTTCGACGCCGCGGCGGCCCTTCCCTTTTTCCATCGAGGGGGGACCCTTCGGCCGGACGAAGTGGCGAAGCTTCTGGGGGAACCGCTGGAATCCTGGGGAAAATCCATTTCCCACGCCGGCATCAGCGCGACCCTTGATACGCTTCAGGATCATTCGGACGTGCAGGTCAGCCTTTCCGAGTTCACGAAGGCCCTCGACAATTATTTGATCCGGGTGCTGGAAAAGGCAAAATACATTTCGGACGCGCCGGAAAACGTCCTTCTCTATCTTCTGCAGAAGGATATGGAGGTTCGCAATCTCAGGACCGTCCTGGTTTGCGTCGCAAATGGACTGAATCGCGAGTTTGCAAGGAGGTTGCTGGGTCATGGCCGATAG
- the frr gene encoding ribosome recycling factor, producing MPKTEVKRLREKMDRALEFLKGEYLAIRTGRAHPGLVSDIKADYYGTQTPLKQMANITIPENRKILIAPFDRSSLKAVEKAILASNLGITPQNDGEAIRLTLPELTRERRVELTKLTAKKAEETRVVMRNHRRDAVESLKKMEKDSKITEDELKKYSKEVQDITDDFIKKIEETAKVKEKEIMEE from the coding sequence ATGCCGAAAACTGAGGTGAAACGCCTGCGGGAAAAGATGGACAGAGCTCTGGAGTTTTTGAAGGGCGAATATCTGGCCATACGCACGGGGCGCGCGCATCCGGGGCTGGTGAGCGACATCAAAGCCGACTACTACGGGACTCAGACGCCTCTGAAGCAGATGGCGAACATCACGATTCCGGAGAACCGCAAAATTTTAATTGCTCCATTCGACCGCAGCAGCCTGAAGGCCGTGGAAAAAGCCATTCTTGCCTCGAACCTCGGGATCACGCCCCAAAACGACGGAGAAGCCATACGGCTGACCCTGCCGGAGCTGACGAGGGAGCGCCGGGTGGAGCTGACGAAGCTGACGGCCAAAAAGGCGGAGGAGACCCGGGTCGTCATGCGCAACCACCGGCGGGATGCCGTGGAAAGTTTGAAAAAGATGGAAAAAGACTCCAAAATCACCGAGGATGAACTGAAGAAATACTCCAAAGAAGTGCAGGACATTACGGATGACTTCATCAAAAAAATAGAAGAAACCGCCAAAGTAAAGGAAAAAGAGATTATGGAAGAGTGA
- a CDS encoding V-type ATP synthase subunit E, with product MSLADIKAKINAEAQARIRAIQSDNDAQVSAVAQKADNEIRELQTSYKNRFAKEEPEILKRRQIVAELDANKVDLGVKQRLIGESFEAALRQLSELPKDKYLSFVQKLLEQISGEGALFIGKNEKHIDAGWLEAYNGSHKTGFSLASERLPITGGFVLKQGNIDTNCSWDMLVRDIRPDLEADVVKRLFS from the coding sequence ATGTCACTGGCCGATATCAAAGCGAAGATAAACGCGGAAGCGCAGGCCCGGATCAGGGCCATTCAGAGCGACAACGACGCTCAGGTGTCGGCGGTCGCACAAAAAGCGGACAACGAAATACGGGAACTTCAGACCTCGTATAAGAACCGCTTCGCGAAAGAAGAGCCGGAGATCCTCAAACGCCGCCAGATCGTGGCGGAGCTCGACGCCAACAAGGTGGATCTGGGCGTGAAGCAGCGCCTGATCGGCGAGTCCTTCGAGGCGGCTTTGCGCCAGCTTTCGGAGCTGCCGAAGGATAAATACCTCTCCTTCGTTCAAAAGCTGCTGGAACAGATCTCCGGCGAGGGCGCGCTTTTCATCGGCAAAAACGAGAAGCACATCGACGCCGGATGGCTTGAAGCGTACAACGGATCTCACAAAACGGGGTTTTCTCTGGCGAGCGAGCGCCTTCCCATCACGGGAGGATTCGTTCTGAAGCAGGGGAATATCGACACCAATTGTTCATGGGATATGCTGGTGAGGGATATCCGTCCGGACCTGGAAGCCGACGTCGTCAAACGGCTGTTCTCCTGA
- the tsf gene encoding translation elongation factor Ts, which produces MAEISANAVKELRDRTGSGMMDCKAALAETGGDVEKAIDYLREKGLAKAAKKAARTASDGRVFHYIHNNFKVGALVEINSETDFVAKTDEFNELGHEIAMHITAANPLYLKPEDVPAEDLEREKAIYRQQLIDEGKPADRLDKIIEGKVRKFYETTCLLEQAYIRDPDRKIKDLLVDLIAKLGENIVIKRFARFMIGE; this is translated from the coding sequence ATGGCTGAGATTAGCGCAAACGCAGTAAAAGAACTGAGAGACCGCACCGGATCGGGTATGATGGACTGCAAGGCGGCTTTGGCCGAGACGGGCGGAGACGTTGAAAAAGCGATAGATTACCTGCGAGAAAAGGGACTGGCGAAGGCGGCGAAAAAAGCCGCGAGGACGGCCAGCGACGGGCGTGTTTTTCACTACATCCACAACAATTTCAAGGTGGGGGCCCTGGTGGAGATCAACAGCGAGACGGATTTCGTGGCGAAAACCGACGAGTTCAACGAGCTGGGACATGAAATCGCCATGCACATCACTGCCGCGAATCCCCTGTATCTGAAGCCGGAGGACGTGCCGGCGGAGGATCTGGAGAGGGAAAAGGCCATCTACCGTCAGCAGCTTATCGACGAGGGCAAGCCCGCCGACCGCCTCGACAAAATCATCGAGGGTAAGGTGCGGAAATTTTACGAAACCACCTGCCTTCTGGAGCAGGCGTACATTCGGGATCCGGACAGAAAAATCAAGGATTTACTGGTTGATCTCATCGCCAAACTGGGAGAGAATATCGTCATAAAGCGATTCGCCCGCTTCATGATCGGAGAATAG
- the pyrH gene encoding UMP kinase: MPRYKRVLLKLSGEVLAGDKHFGLDFEMMRRIGEEIAAVHNAGVALSMVVGGGNMLRGRDMEKTGIDRVQADYMGMLATVINALALQDVLEQLGLPTRVQTAIEMRAVAEPYIRRRALRHMEKERVVIFAAGTGSPYFSTDTTAALRAAEMNVDCMVKGTKVDGIYDADPCENPSARLLSDITYREALVSNFKVMDASAFSLCMENKIPILVMNILKQGNLVSLLVRGDRIGTVVHDENDAG, translated from the coding sequence ATGCCTCGATATAAGCGGGTACTGCTCAAGCTGTCCGGTGAAGTTCTGGCCGGCGATAAACACTTCGGCCTCGATTTCGAGATGATGCGTCGCATTGGCGAGGAAATTGCGGCCGTGCACAACGCGGGAGTCGCCCTTTCCATGGTTGTGGGGGGAGGAAATATGCTGCGGGGCAGGGACATGGAAAAAACGGGCATCGACCGGGTTCAGGCGGACTACATGGGGATGCTGGCAACGGTGATCAACGCGCTGGCCCTGCAGGATGTTCTGGAGCAGCTGGGACTTCCCACCCGGGTTCAGACCGCCATCGAAATGCGGGCTGTGGCCGAACCCTACATTCGCAGACGGGCTCTGCGGCACATGGAAAAGGAGCGCGTGGTGATCTTCGCCGCCGGCACGGGATCTCCCTACTTTTCCACGGACACCACGGCCGCGCTGCGGGCGGCGGAGATGAACGTCGACTGCATGGTCAAGGGGACAAAGGTGGATGGCATTTATGACGCGGACCCCTGCGAGAACCCCTCGGCCCGTCTGCTCTCCGACATCACCTACAGGGAAGCGCTGGTCAGCAATTTCAAGGTTATGGACGCCTCGGCTTTTTCTCTCTGCATGGAAAACAAAATCCCCATTCTCGTCATGAATATACTGAAACAGGGCAACCTGGTCTCGCTGCTGGTTCGGGGAGACCGGATCGGAACCGTCGTCCACGATGAAAACGATGCAGGATGA